The Effusibacillus lacus genome contains a region encoding:
- a CDS encoding MBL fold metallo-hydrolase, whose amino-acid sequence MRETSHVHRLPVSTPTLFPATTTNVYVVEDQGQALLIDAGYENPAAAEHIIEYVKALGIDHLQGIVLTHHHPDHSPGARALADFFDCPILSHPLEAESINEKIAPRSVTSTLNEGDTIPVGGIIVSMLHAPGHTQGHLNLWLEEERLLFTGDNIVAEGTTWIGPPDGDLIDYLATLNRLRERAPALIAPGHGEMIRNPLEKIDFFIRRRLEREQQILGLLQQKPASVTDLVQAIYQGQVHPSVIWVAERTVSGHLEKLLKERRIKQEEDLYSLM is encoded by the coding sequence ATGCGTGAAACCAGCCACGTTCATCGCCTTCCCGTCTCCACCCCCACCTTGTTTCCAGCCACCACCACGAACGTATATGTTGTGGAAGATCAGGGGCAGGCACTGCTGATCGATGCCGGATACGAGAATCCGGCAGCAGCCGAACACATCATTGAATACGTCAAGGCTCTGGGCATCGACCATCTGCAAGGCATTGTGCTGACCCACCACCATCCGGACCACAGTCCCGGTGCCAGGGCGTTGGCCGATTTTTTCGACTGTCCGATCCTGTCCCATCCGCTCGAGGCAGAATCGATCAATGAAAAAATCGCGCCTCGTTCCGTCACATCTACACTGAATGAGGGTGACACGATCCCTGTTGGCGGCATCATCGTTTCCATGCTGCATGCACCCGGGCATACACAAGGTCATCTCAATCTCTGGCTGGAAGAAGAACGGCTGCTGTTCACCGGCGACAACATCGTGGCCGAAGGCACAACCTGGATCGGCCCCCCTGACGGGGATCTGATTGACTATCTTGCCACCCTGAACCGGCTGCGGGAAAGGGCCCCCGCTCTCATCGCTCCGGGACACGGTGAGATGATTCGCAACCCGCTTGAGAAGATTGATTTCTTTATCCGGCGAAGACTCGAGCGGGAACAGCAGATTCTTGGTTTGCTGCAACAGAAACCGGCAAGTGTGACCGATCTGGTTCAGGCCATCTATCAAGGTCAGGTACACCCGAGTGTCATCTGGGTAGCGGAAAGAACCGTATCGGGTCACTTGGAGAAACTGCTGAAAGAGCGAAGAATCAAACAGGAAGAGGACTTGTATTCGCTTATGTGA